AAGAATTCTTATTAATTCCTCTTCAACATTGTTTTACATAACAATGACCAAAGAAAATtactcgatttttttttttttggtaattactATATATGAATTCTTAACATGACTATCACCTGTCATTAGCTGCATTGCTTGGAGAATATTGGTATCAGATGTCACTGTTATTAAATTGTCCTGCTGAAGGTAAATATTTAAAGCGGGTTAAAACACTAGCTGGTTGTCCTTGGTATTTTCCAAGGGGATTAAAAGTTACAAGGAAAGCATGAAATAGAACCTTATCGGTCATAATTTCCCCAACTGTTGTATATATGGGTGATCTTCCCTGCGCGACTATCTTCCTCGTATAGTCTGCTTGCCCATTCATTCCATAACCAACAATAAtcagaataaaataagttgttGAGTGAGGACATTCCCAACTGTTTAATGTAATTGGACTTATATGGCTTGTTGAaattatccacacaaaaaaaacagCCTTTTGGTAAATTCTGACGCTGTTGAGCCTACTTTTCTGCTATGAAAATCAGAGTTTAGGAATGCCATGAATATTAATCAATTACCTCTTTCAGTGATTATTCCTGCAAGATGTTCCTCTCCTGGCTTTAGTACCACTAACGACCcaatattatttttagccaTCTGTAATATCAAGGTGATCATTGTGCAATGCATGTAATTTCAATTAAGGAAGTTTCGGACTACTGAAATGTTATTAAGATTACATTTTTGACTGCGTCGATGACAGCATCATCGGTCCGGCACCACAGCCAGGAACCAGTTTTTTCTTCTCCCTTAGTCATTAGCACCTCTGCCACTGTTACATTCTCCAAGCCTTTTAGCTGTTCGGGTGAAGATGAGGTAGTGCCTCCAAAAGTGAATATTTTCCCTCTCCCATGTGAATGTTgcaaaattgcagccttgagtGTTTCCTGGCAAGATCGTACTGCTCTGAAAATTCCTTGCATTTTTTTCTCTGTTCATAcaaaatcattttaatatttcCAAGTTTATATAACCTTCCTCCCCTTTGGCCTTAGTATTTGATGTTTTATTCTATATCTATCCATTTAACTTCAAATTCAGATTCTTCATTACCCTACCAAGACATTATTTTTGCCTAGCTGATAGATATAGATGACATAATATGTAAGTGGAGGGTCAAGACTCAAGAAGAACATCGCATGCTATtacaataacttttttttttttttttttaataattcgaaGGTTAAATTGGGAGAGGTGGATATCTCCATTGAAAACATCAAGATGCATTATTTAAACTACAAGGCTCTTAAAACAATATTGTTGACTTAAAGGTTGGATTGGATTGGCTTGGGTTGTGTTGGCAAAGATTAACAATGTCCATCTAGGTTAGGTGTTTAGAATCTCACGGGACGggtttgaatttggatttttcaattttttacagGCTTTGATATTTGTTCTCCACCTTTCATAGTTCTATTATAACAAAATCtcttcaaaattgaaaaagcaTGAAAGGTGTCCAAACTAGCAGAAAGTAGAACATGAATTGCATTGCAATAGTTTCATAAAtgttagaaataaataaatagagggGAAACAATTACATGAACTTTTACTAGATTGCTCTAATTTATGTTAAAGAATTGTCAGGTTATATTCAAAGAGAATGAGATTAGTAAATAGGAAGTGACATGGTAACATACCTTGGCTGCAGAGAAGAAAGGTTGAAATTAATCGGATGCTCTCCTAATGATGGCAAATGCGTAAGGTATATGTAATGTAAACTAATCCATGTACGGCAATTTCAAAAGAATGGCATAAGAATATCTTGCCGTAATCTCTTGTAAAAGTACTTTCTTTGAATTCCTTTCTTGAATGAGTGTGTGAAGGaaggggaaatttttttagatgtttTACTTCTTTGTCACGTTGCTTTTACGATGTTGCATGATGTGGAAAGCTTTCTCTTCATCACTGAAAGTCACGTACTTTGCCCCATAACCCATTGTATATGGAAAAGAAATGAGCTTCTTCTACACACAAATTCACAACCAGTTTTCAGAACTTGCTAAAGGAATTTTGCCATTAATGTCAATTTTACATGTACCCAACACTGGTATCACTTTCCCATGAGCCTATAGTGGCAAGACATCTCaacaagttgcaaaaaaaagTCATTTGTATGTGTCTCTAACTTATTGAATGAATTATTGGCAAGACATCTCAACCAAGGTTATTGATCTAACCCAGAAGAACAATGAGCCATGGCCAAAtgatgtctttattttgttgagCAAGAGTATCAGGAAAGATATTGCAAACCATATGTGGGAAACATAGCAATTGGTTATTCTGGATCAGCTTATGAAGGACAATCCTACACTGAAGAACTAGACATGAACATGTTGTCGTGACTAGGCGTCAGAGCATGTGGATTGAATTAAGAATTCCAGACCATGTACGTTCTGTTGGAGCAAAAAAATTCCTGTATATAGCATTGAGACGAAGAGGCTCTCAGTGATTTGGTCCTAGAAGTTGGATGAGCATACACTGGTCAGAAAGGATATTTCCATGCAAATAGACTTGAATATGTAGTTGATGCTAGACTCTTTTTTAACTGTTTCAATAAATCTGAGATGAAAAGACACTAAAGTTTCGGTCTGTTTTTCAGGTAGGAAGATTCATGATgtaaaattcacataaattgCAGCTATTGAAACTATTTGTTATGATCAACAATTCTACTGGATTTCAGGGTCATGTGAAGGCTGATTGTCACGAACCTGATGCCCTGGAAATGAGAGTCATGGTTAACATTTTCTGTTGAAGACTTGTGTATGCAAATGGGAACACAATCCCACAAAGATAGGATGCCAGTTGTACATGTAAATGATTGCCTTGGCATCCAATGCATTCTGCTTGCTCAAGTGGAATCATATTTGACCAAGGAACTTACAAATCTTTAATTGTTTCCTTCTGATCTTTTTATCTGTCAACAATTAGACATATCTCTGTCCAGAGCTGTAAATTAGTGAAAATATaagtaataatgtttttttgaaaaaagcagagaaaattaagaaaaggGCAAGTAAAGAAAGAGACATTAGAGGCTCAACCCCAGAGTCAACTAAACTCTTAGAAGAGTAAACCTCAAGGCAACATATACGAAATGCTGAACCTAGACCTCAGAAGGAGGAAAATAAAGAGGAATCAAGAGCCTCCAAAACACGCAAAGCTGAAGTCAACACCACCCTGGCCAATAAGCTTAAAAATGAGTATGACCAAGTAATCCATTCAAAGCCAGATAATTATACAAAGTCTCTAACGTTTATGACCAAGTAAGTACTATCAATGCACAAGAAACTTTTTTATGACCAGGTACtatcaatttcaaaaaataacatTCTCTAGAAGTGTTGACGTTACATATTTGGGGATAGTCATACAACTGCCtttctgtaaaatatttttgcagtCATTGCCAATACATAGAAGTAATACCTGCAAGATGAAGGGTAAAGCCCCTACAACTCTTCCattaaaaacaatatttacAATTAACTTTCAGGGAAGACTAGCTTGATAATGACTCATTGTGAAAGGCGGTAACTCATTCACAAGCTGGTTTAGTGTCGAAGCTGCTCAAGCAGAGTGCAAATGCTTGGAAAGCGGAAAGAGGATAGCGGTAATCCATGGTGAAAATGTCTTTCCCAATTTTACCAAATTGTAGTATTACTTTTTCTTGTTCTGCCAACGGAACATTTTGATGATTCTCTGCAGCTGCAACCAGCTGAAAATTCTTAACAGAGGCAACTGTAACACGTCCTTTGAAATTTAGGCACCAACATTGCAGCTGCTCGTGCCATCTAGGagctttgtttttcaaaaccAGAGAATCCCTTGTGTTGGGTGTTGATTCCAGTGTCTCGGCAAGGCTGGTGGAGCTGAACTCAACAAGTggcttctttccttttgaaattgaaaacaatgaGCATTGCTCATCATGGTGATTTTTGAATTCCATTGGAGTAGGGGCAGTGCCCCCTTCTTGTATCGCAGATATGGGGATTGAATGCATTGTGCACTGCATTCTCCTTGGACCTCTGGTGCGGAGGACATTGAGCTCATAAGATATAGTAGCCACGTTGTAATTACCCGCAGCAGGTACCTTAGGAGATACCTGCTTTGGACGGATTCTTCGATGTGACCTAGAATTCGATTGGATTGACAAGTCATGTGGAGGCTGACTATCATAGACGGAAAACTTGGTCCCCAGGAAATTAGACCTGTTCAAAATATGCTGATCAAACACATTGCAGAAGAATGCCTTAAAGTAAAGATCCAATTTAAGTAGAGCAAACCTCAGCTTTCCAACATAAGAATTGCTTGCTCGAGAGTAATCATCTTGAACTAATGATATTACAAATTCTGTACTCGTTGCCCTTCTGATCTTTTTTGCTGCCAACAACAATTTACTCGTATCCGAAGACAGAGCTGTAGATGGTTTTTTTTCAAAGCAAAGCATATATTAGGGGTTGAAGCATATAGTTAGCAGTACtttctaaaaacaaaatgttttgggCGACAAGGAAGATTAAAAGTAAAACAGTCCAAAAAGAAACCTAGTTTCTCACTGCTACATCAGCCAAATTTAAGAATCCATAACCCTAAAAATCACACAACATTAAGCAACTGAACTCCATAGCAACCATAGTCATGCACTTATTTTTCCTAGAGACCCATTTTCTAATCAATTgggagaggaaaaataaaataaaataacaatcatTATGCTAGACAATGCATTTCCTTTACCATCCAATCAAAAAATAAACCGAATGAGTCAAGACCCAAGAGCGATTGCATAGCTCAAAATCTgtacttcaaagttcaaaaaaaaaatccaattaggaCTACTATGCCTAATTAAATTTCAGATTTCATGTTTGAGTTTAAGGTTGAGCTTGatattttttccctctttcacTAAATTCCTCTCTCAAACTCCAATTGAATTGAGCCAAAAACGCCTATTTTCAATTCATCAAAAGAGTAAAACAACAGAAACATTTACCAGGGCTCAGACCAAGATAGAGATGATAAGTCGAGGTCGCCCTTTCCCTCTTTATAAAGCATTGGATCGGAGCATCCCTTGGGCCAGGCTATTTACACATATTAGCAGAAAAGAAACAAGATGTCAATACACACAAACCTCAATCCCCGGGTCTAAAAGAGGTGATTTTTAAAAGAATACCTGTTTGAGTGAGATGGGGAAGGTGAGTGAGCCACATTGTTCAGGAGTTTTAACAATCTCTTTAGTGACATCTCTCCAAGACCTGCAAACCGAGGCGCAAGCCACCACGTCTTTGCGAGCAGGCCAAGCCGTCTCGCTGGCTTCGACGCGTTGAATTATATCTAGAAGCAATTCAGGAGGCAAATTCGCCCACCGGCTCTGCTGCTGCTGCTCTTGAATCGTAACGAATGCTGCAGTCAACGAAGACGACGTCGACGATGAACAATCCGGCGCGATGTGAGACTTTCCTCGCCGACAATAACGCCCACTACTTTTCCCATCTTCTCCTCCTCTTCTCCTCGATATGCTCCCTATTCCATCTCGAATCTCCTTCGTCAGCTCCCTAACTATCGCTTTGAGCGACATCGTCTCAAACTAAAAACTCGCTGTttgtccaaaattcaaaaacataaatataatagCGTTCTAAATTAGCAGATCTAgatgtacaaaaaaaaatcaaaggtgcaaaatattgtgaaaacgaaaatatcttcttttttttttttttttttgcgaaaGTCAAGATCTAAAACATTCGAAAATGTTCTTTCGAGGAAGCTCAGGAAGTAGTAGTACCGGTGTGGTGACGTGGTATATGACGAAACTATCCAGGGAAGTTCGAAGAAATTGCGGATCGGGACCAAGCGAAAGatagagagaatattttattattatattttcatagTTTTTATCTAAGAGGTTAGAGCAATGTGTGTCTCTCTAGGACaaaccaaaaagaagaagaagagaagagaaaaggcGGTGTGGGACCAAAGATAATTTAGAAAATGCCGGCCgtatcctcttcttcctctttctccgAAATTTCCCTCTCTATCTTCTCTGTTTGTATTGTTTACTCTCCACCTTTGCACTTAGCCTTTTAGGGGTTTCGCACCAACCGCTACTCTCTCAGCCTCTGAGCCAACAACACAACCTAGCTTAGCTTGCTTTTTCTGGGATCCCCCCAAATTATCTTATCTTTTTAAAAACGTATTTTTAACCACCACCCTCCCCACTTTTGCTTTTGTCCGTTGAATTCATGGGTCTACTCTCCTGTGCTTTCGCTCACACCCGACTTTTGATCAAATGAAATACCACAAATTTGACCGTAACTGTAAACGTGACAATGTGGTAGCGGTAGAGAAAAACTtatgaatttatataaaaatgactTACAACCATGGCCAACTAAGATTGTACAGTTACGgtaaaagttgtaaaatttcacgtggtattaattttttttttctgtgttttttcttttttaatagataagtttagaatttttctttgtaatttagACAGCGGTACGTTTATGACAATATCACTCTATTTAGAatccgtttattttgttaaaattgaaatttttttactaaaaatatagtaaataaaggtaaaaattagttgaaatagtacagtgaaacttatgaatagtactaCTAAAAAGTATAGTGAaacctataaatagtagtaaaaataaactgaatagtaaaataagctggcaaAATTAAACCATGCAAAACGCACACGAGATCTCAATATGACCGTCTgcattttcttctctatctagTATTTCATATTTTTGCTAAACTTAGGTCGCTTCACCTTTTTGATTTTAGTTAAaagttaattttattattatttttaaataaaaaaagttataaagaTTTTATAAAGTACTAAATCACAGAAAGAGGATAATtccttttaataaaatagaattcATATTATTAGACTTATTAACGTGTATGAGAgatcagtaaaaaaaaaaaaaaaaaaaaaaaaccatgtatGAGAGAGAGACTCAATTTCGACACTCAAGATGACctcattgtttttataaaataatcatGTTAATAAGTGTCTTtaagacaattgttaataaactattttatgaaaattttgacattactttcattaaaaaaaaatgttaaaaaaaaggaattacttatttctttttccatcaaaagtttttaaaaatatttcataaaccaATGTTCTTAGAACATTTATTAACTTTTCCCTCCCTTAATAAAATTGatgattaaattaataaaaataaataaatggaataGTTTGACAATTGAATGGACACAACAGAATTTCAACcttaatcttaaaaaaataaatgataaaaaaaaccCATAGAGGGACCCTTTTTTATTTGCTACTATTTGCTACCATTCGTTCATAATAGCTTAGTTTGGTCTGTGTTATTTCCCTTATCTGCAAAGTTTGTCATTGTTTATTGGAAAGAATCATGATTCTCTCTAGCCGACTACCAAACACACACCAATAGCTAAAATCCAAGCCTCGTATGTGTACAGTGTACTGTGTACAATAAGCTCCCCTATAGTATAACATGTCGTACATTATAACACTCATCTTTTTAGCAACCTCATGTGGCTGAAATGGACACCATGTGCCATGCCATCCCTGAGTTTGAATTTTGCTCTTTTTACATGATTATTGAGTACCGACTGTCTGTCTATCATAAATACtatgtttttcttctcttttttattcatttaaatgAGTATTGTTATAAGACGAAGAAGTTCATGGACATGTACGTGTGTGTGATTGGGAAATGTCACCCACGAGAATGTAGAAGCAGCATCTTGAAATTAAGGTCTCAGCATTTTCGGAACCCCTTTTTGTTTGTATAGGTGTGGTGATAAACAAGAggccttgaatttttttttttttttttttttttcttttgggtcaAATAAACCAATCGTTATCTTAACTTGATGGTAGAATTTAATCATCATAAAAATAACActatcaatttaaattttatcatatttaaaagaaagaagggaGATGATGCGGCATTGTCTgtttgttttttagaaaataagttattttaaaatatatatatataatttttttttttatttagtagcAACTTTAAATGAGTTAGAAAACGATCtcttaacttcccttatttagcttatCGTAAGATagaattgtttttcaaaaaaattagtggaaaaaagtttctaaaaaatacatcATACATTTTATGTgaccaaaaatagtttttctttaactCATTTTTTTGATATTACCAAACATTGAAaagcgcaaaaaaaaaaaaaaaacctatcttCATATAATATTTTCGATGGAAACAAAAGGAGCATCTTCTAAAATGAGacaaactataaaaaaattgtcaaaaaattaaatgaaatgcaattcaaataatttttacaCCCTTAAAAATCTCACACCAAACAGAACGGAAAGCTCTTTTAGTAAATTACGTTGAAAGCTCAATCCaattagggatgacaattttgcccCGTCCAGCTTTGACCCGCCTCGCCCCACCTCGACCCGTGCAAGTTTTCCCCaccccgcaaaggtggtggggcggggatggggcaataTTTTGTCCCCACACCCCGAGGTGAGGTggggatgggtttagtatttttatccccgccccgccccgcacTAATAAGGactataattgtaaatttagtaAATCCTAAATCACTAATATTTAAAGTGAa
This DNA window, taken from Quercus robur chromosome 2, dhQueRobu3.1, whole genome shotgun sequence, encodes the following:
- the LOC126712263 gene encoding CBS domain-containing protein CBSX3, mitochondrial isoform X2 — encoded protein: MQGIFRAVRSCQETLKAAILQHSHGRGKIFTFGGTTSSSPEQLKGLENVTVAEVLMTKGEEKTGSWLWCRTDDAVIDAVKNMAKNNIGSLVVLKPGEEHLAGIITERDYTRKIVAQGRSPIYTTVGEIMTDKDNLITVTSDTNILQAMQLMTENRIRHIPVIDGKIVGMISIVDVVRAVVNEQSGELKQMNEFIKGDYY
- the LOC126712262 gene encoding tubby-like F-box protein 5 codes for the protein MSLKAIVRELTKEIRDGIGSISRRRGGEDGKSSGRYCRRGKSHIAPDCSSSTSSSLTAAFVTIQEQQQQSRWANLPPELLLDIIQRVEASETAWPARKDVVACASVCRSWRDVTKEIVKTPEQCGSLTFPISLKQPGPRDAPIQCFIKRERATSTYHLYLGLSPALSSDTSKLLLAAKKIRRATSTEFVISLVQDDYSRASNSYVGKLRSNFLGTKFSVYDSQPPHDLSIQSNSRSHRRIRPKQVSPKVPAAGNYNVATISYELNVLRTRGPRRMQCTMHSIPISAIQEGGTAPTPMEFKNHHDEQCSLFSISKGKKPLVEFSSTSLAETLESTPNTRDSLVLKNKAPRWHEQLQCWCLNFKGRVTVASVKNFQLVAAAENHQNVPLAEQEKVILQFGKIGKDIFTMDYRYPLSAFQAFALCLSSFDTKPACE
- the LOC126712263 gene encoding CBS domain-containing protein CBSX3, mitochondrial isoform X1 encodes the protein MQGIFRAVRSCQETLKAAILQHSHGRGKIFTFGGTTSSSPEQLKGLENVTVAEVLMTKGEEKTGSWLWCRTDDAVIDAVKNMAKNNIGSLVVLKPGEEHLAGIITERDYTRKIVAQGRSPIYTTVGEIMTDKQDNLITVTSDTNILQAMQLMTENRIRHIPVIDGKIVGMISIVDVVRAVVNEQSGELKQMNEFIKGDYY